One Drechmeria coniospora strain ARSEF 6962 chromosome 01, whole genome shotgun sequence genomic region harbors:
- a CDS encoding NADH:ubiquinone oxidoreductase 20.8kD subunit, which yields MATRRSHFHQQVLVDTTPLPDDVPAVKEVGASSAPLLSASFFIGARCRDYNDDYMQCKTEKAGRGEFDCMKEGRRVTRCAQSVIKDINTHCLAEFRRHWECLDDRNQQLWQCRPAEWKLNKCVYENLKLEKKIPDQPANVTPVELRPKQIFADVRIGPGDGKPFAPSQSNAAKQ from the exons ATGGCGACTCGACGATCTCA CTTCCACCAGCAGGTGCTCGTCGACACGACACCTCTGCCGGACGACGTGCCGGCCGTCAAGGAGGTGggcgcgagctcggcgccgctccTGTCGGCTTCCTTTTTCATCGGGGCGCGGTGCCGCGACTACAACGACGACTACATGCAGTGCAAGACGGAAAAGGCCGGGCGCGGCGAGTTTGATTGCATGAAGGAGGGGCGACGGGTGACGCGCTGCGCCCAGAGCGT CATCAAGGACATCAACACGCATTGCCTCGCCGAGTTCCGCAGGCACTGGGAGTGCCTCGACGACCGAAACCAGCAGCTCTGGCAATGCCGTCCGGCCGAGTGGAAGCTCAACAAGTGTGTCTACGAGAATCTG AAACTGGAAAAGAAGATTCCCGACCAGCCGGCCAACGTGACGCCGGTCGAGCTGCGGCCGAAGCAGATCTTTGCCGACGTACGCATCGGacccggcgacggcaagccgTTTGCCCCGTCGCAGTCGAACGCGGCGAAGCAATGA